GGGAGGTACTATTTCCCTCTGTGCCCTCTTCTGCAGGCATCTGGGGTGCCTGACATGCGCTGGGCTGGCACAGAGGGGTTCACTGGGGTGGCTGGCATGGCACCTTGGCGTAGCCCCCCATGCTGTGCCTGTCCTGCAGCCAGCATGGGAACCATATGATAGCAGGTgtccccttctccctgctccaggcCCACCTTCCGGTACTTCACCTGGCACACGTGCCTGCTGGGCATTGCGGGCTGCTGTGTCATGATGTTCCTCATCAGCCCTGTGTCGGCCTCAGCAAGCCTGggctttctcctcctgcttctcctcgCTCTCCACTACCTCTCGCCCAGCAGCACATGGGGCTACATCAGCCAGGCCCTCATCTTCCACCAGGTGAGCTTTGTCCTCCTCAACTCCAGTTCTTCCGCACTGGGATCCTCATGGGGTGGAGAGCTGGTGTCCACAAGCTGGTGTCCCCGTGGCAGCTCTGTCCTGGGCAGTCTGTCCTTGGTGCTGGCATCCTCATGGGGTGGTTCATTGAAAGAAGGAGGTTTCCTTACCTGCtgccctcccttccttcctccaggTGCGGAAGTACCTGCTGATGCTGGATGTGCGGAAGGACCATGTCAAGTTCTGGCGCCCACAGATGCTGCTGATGGTGCAGAACCCGCGTGGCAGCGCTCGGCTCATTGACTTTGTCAATGACCTCAAGAAGAGCGGCCTTTATGTCCTGGGCCATGTCGAGCTGCAGGACTTGGGTGAGGGTTTGCGTTGTCCCTGGCGCTGGTGGCCTCTGTCCCTTGCTGTGGTGCTCAGGGGTCTCTTAGAGTCCTTGGGATGATGCCACTGTCCAGCTCCTGGCTGGGCAGGGTGGGCATAGCAAGGGGAATGTCACCATTTTGGGCAAAGGTGTTGCGCCTTGGGCATGAGGGATGTAGGTAGATCGAGTCTGTCCCATGCCTCCTGTGCATGTGTGCTTGCAAATGTGTGCCACAAGCTTGCACATGTTTGTGCTCAAGTATCCATCCCTACATGGGGTTCCTGCATGTGTCAGTGCTGGCGTGCACGTGTGGCACATCACACCCAGGCTCCTCTGGGTCCCTATGCAGCATGGTCCCGTGGCACAGGTCAACGCCTGCACGCATGTGGGTACACATGGCACAGCCTTGAGCATGCATGTGCCTGTGTCCATCCTCACCTCATGCCCATCACTGTGTGTCCACATGCTTCAGGCATGTTTGCACCCTGGTGTGTGTTTTGCACACGTGCTCCCTGGCACACACCAtggctgtccccatccctgccccagctgATGCATGGGCTCTGCTCCCCTTCCTGCCGCTGTTGCCATGGTGATTAATGGCCTGAAATTGGGGAGGGGGGATGGGGCTGCCTGGgtattttctatatatttatgtataattTCATCTCTCTGGCTGGAAGCACCTGCTTCCACCCTCCCCGTCTTGTGTGTGCTGGGGTGGGCACAGAGGTTGCCACTGGTTTTGCAGGGGGAGTACCTGGCCCCTGAGGGTTACCTGACCCCTGATGCTATTCTTGCTCCCCACCCAGACATGCTGCCTTCAGacccactgcagccccagcaggacTCATGGCTGAGCTTGGTGGACAAGCTGAATGTCAAGGCCTTTGTCAGCCTCACTCTTGCACCCTCTGTGCGGCATGGTGTCCGGCAGCTCCTCTTCACCTCTGGCCTCGGTGAGTGGCACCTGGGCTAGCTACAGGTGAGGGTCCACCCTGCTGCCCCTGCAGGGTGAGGAGTGCCGAGGGGTTTGGAGGCACTTGGGCAGGGAATGCCAAATCCAAGTTGGGACTTGAAGGCATCAGGGGTGAGCAATGCTGAGGTGAAGTTGGATCTTGGAGGCATCTGTGTTGGCAATGTTGAGGGGCTTGAAGACACGTGGATGGGCAATGCCAAGGGGGTTGGAAGCACCCAGTGAGGGCAGTGTCAAAGTCAAGTTGGAGCTTGGAGGCATCTGTGCATATGATGCTGCGGGGTCTGGAACCACCAGGGTGAGCAATGTTAAAGCCAAGCTGCAGTTCCTTGGTACCTGTGGTGCCAGAAGGGCTCCACCTCTGCTCAGCCAGGACGATGTGGTCTCTTCGGCAGGTGGGATGCGCCCCAACACCCTGGTGCTGGGCTTTTATGATGATGCAGCACCGCAGGATGGTCTAACCCAGCACCCCGCCTTCACCAGTGCCCGTGAGGAGATCCCCCTGAGCTTCCCCCCGCTGCGGACACCTGCCGCCCCCAAGCTGCTGTCGGCCCGCGAGTACGTGGGCATTGTGGCTGATGCCCTGAAGATGCTTCGCAACGTCCTGCTGGCCCGGCAGCTGGAGAGCCTGGACAAGGCCTGGGAGCTGCGGCGGGCCGCCAGTCCCCCGCCTGCCATCCACGTGTGGCCTGTCAACCTGCTGCGGCCCGACAGTGCCCGCTATGCCGACACCTGCagcctgttcctgctgcagatGGCCTGTGTCCTCAACATGGCACGGGCCTGGCGACGCGCCCGCCTGCGCCTCTTCCTCTGCGTGGAGGCAGGCACCATGCCCCATGCCCAGGAGGAGAAGCTGCGCCAGCTCCTCAAGGACTTGCGTATCCAGGCGCAGATCCAGCTGGTGCCCTGGGACACCGTCACCCGCCTGCACTGGCAAACCTGCCGGGGACCGCCGGGGGGGCCTGCCGGGGcgacagaggaggaggaagagaccATGAACTTCCCAGCCAACGCCACCCAAGTGTCAGATGAGTATGTGTGTGCTGCCAACAAACTCGTCCTGGAGCAGAGCCCCGCGCCGGTCATGCGCTTCCTCTACCTGCCACGGCCGCCGGCTGACACCAGCCTCTACCCACTCTACCTTCaccagctggagctgctcaccCGCGGGCTGGGCCCTACTGTGCTGGTGCACGGGGTGAGTGCCGtcaccagcacccagctctAGGTCACCTGCTGGGTCCCCCCACAGCTCCCCGCACCCTCCTTTGCCCAGTGCCTTTAGCAGCCTGagggctgtccccagcccccGTACCCCCACCACAGTGGGCAGGGGGTTCAGTGCCTCACGctgggggtgggtttttttttgagggggtaTCTCCTGCAGAGGATGAAAGCTGCCCTGGCAGGATCCAGGCACAGCCCTTGTGCTGGCCCGGCAGCGCGGTGCATTCATGGTGCCTTTTCTTTGGGGTGGTGGAGAACGATAGTGGGGTCCCAGGGAGTGCCAAGCACTGAGTGCCCCAGTGTGCTGGGAGCCCCTTGCTCATATCGTGCACCTCCCTCCCCATGCTTCCGTACTCCTGCAacccccagcctctcctccgCCAGCTCCTCCGGGCACCCAGCCAGCAGTGGGGATTGATTAAAGGCAGCCTCGACCTTGGTGCCCCGGCTCCTCGCCATCCTCCCTGCctttcattaggaaaaattaaatggaaaggggtgggggaggggagcCCAGATGCCTGAGTTCCCTGTGTGAGGCTGGGAAGGCGGGGAGCAGCTGGGTGCTGGCCCTAATGGGTGTGAGGTATGGCACCCCCGATCTTGCTCAGCACCCCCTCTGCTGCTGGGTGGGAGGGACCCAGATGCTTCAATCTGTAGGGCCCCCGTCAAGGGGTCTGAACTCCTGGTTctgggaaggagggggaaaaagattGGCCAGGGGGGAGCCTGGTCCAACCCCTGCATCCCTTGGTGGTGTTCTGTGACCTGTTTCTTGGGCCATTGCCATTTCCCCACACCCATCATGACCTGCACAAGGGAAGCTGCCCTTGCTGCCTGCCCCCCCCTCTTATTGATTAGAGGAGGGCAGGAAATTGCCTGGGTACTGGGCGATAAATCCATCGGGTGcctggcaggcaggcagtgcgCCCGTGTGCTGCCTGATGGATCGTTTCCTATTAGCCCCAGCACAGAGGGGGCTTctccaggccaggctgggctcCAGTGCTGGGGACAAGTGTGGtactgctgcctgtgccagctcTTGCCAAGCCTGGCACTGCCACCTGGCAACTCTGCTCGGTTGGAGGGCTAGAAAAATGCAGGcggctgggtgctgctgggtggtGGTAGGAGGCTTGCTCCCTGTGTTTTGCAGTAGGCTGTGCTCAGATTTGTGCCCAAATTCCCACCTCAGTGGGTGGCCGGGGGCTAGGGCTGGCTTTGCTCCCCCCAGCAGGAGGTGGGTGCCCCGGGGTGGGCACCGCACAGCCCACAGGGTTTATTTACAAACAGGGGggagctggcacagggcagcTGGGCACCAGCGGGACCCGATGGCCTGTAATGTTAATTATCACCACGTAATTAAAAGCCCATAAAAAGCCTCACACTTCATTAAATTAAAGCTTCACCGCACTGTGCCGGCAGGCTCTAGCAGAGTTAACCTTGGCCGTGCCAGGCACCAGCTCCACTGCAACTGGGAACCTGTTGCTGGGGGTGTGTGGGACCTGAGACCCAGATTATACAGCCCCCACAATATAGTAGTGGGGTGCAGCATTGCACATGCATGAGCACCCCCCAGCACCATTCATCACCCCTGAGCCATCTGTGGCTGGACATGCACGGGGAGCACACAGGGCATTGCATGGACATATGTGCTCATGCCACCTCTGCAGACACACTGTCACGCATACTGGGGCTTGGGCAGGGGCTGACACAGGTGCATGCATGCACACCCAGATGTGCTCGccacagcaaaggcagcatcACACACCAGCACAACAgctctggcacagcagctccagcgcaCAACACCCACGCAGCGCACACCTACACAAACAACGTTTCTTCCTCCTGACACGCAGAcaaacagacacacacacacaccctgcgTCTACTCCAGGCTCCCACCCATTGCTGTGAGTGCCTGGGGAGCTGATGGGCTGTGGGGAGAATACCCATCTCTGCCTGCcccctctgtgcctcagtttccccaagGACTAGGTTGTGCTGGGGATAAGAGGGAGGAGTGTGTGTGGGACCTCCTAGCCCTCTTGGTAGCTGGGTGCCCTGGCTCAGTGATGCTGTGCTGAGGTCTGGGGGGGATACAAGATGGTGGGTGGGTTCCTGCCAGCACACAAGGAGGGGCATGTGTGCGTGGGGCACACATGTGTGTACCTGTTAAGGGAGCACGTGCCATGCTTAAGGCTATATGTGTACAAAAgggggtgtgtgcatgtgcaccACAAGGAGTGTctatatgtgtgcatgcattaGGGTGTATATATATCCAGCTCTAGGCATGATGCTCTGATCCACACACAGGGCTGGAGGGTGGGGGGAGCCAGGGGAGCGCACACACCTGTGAACACAGGCTGTGCAAATTGGCACGCACATGTGCCCAGCACCCCAAGGCACTGCCACCAAGTGGGACTGCAGGGGGCAGGGGCTGGCCGGGGGGCTGCGGAGGGCAGGCGCTGGTGAGTGCCCATGCCCCAGCCCCGTGGGGGTGGGCAGCCAACGGGGCCTCGGCTATTTCTTGGAAATTTCGCAGCAttcatttcagtgcaaataaAAGCTGTCATTGCCGGAGAAATGATACTGATCGAGGTCTGAAAAGACAGCAAATTACCCGCCTGAAAATGCACcgctggaaaaaaatgcatattaaacacacaaaaaggcACTTTGCCATCAGCCGCGCTTCCCCCGCCGCTCCAGAATAACCACACTTTACATAATTCTCCCTCTCCACCTTCGAATTAATTTCGCAGACAGAGGCAGAGGCAACCCTCTGACAATAGCGGAGGGGAGACGCAGCGGCGGCAGGGGGGAGCgaggctgggggctgctggggaggcGCCTGGTTCCgggctggggacagggtggGTAATGGGATGTCAGGGTTGGAGCTGAGTGAGGACTGAGGGCTTTGGGGGGACTGAGGGGTTTGGGAGGGTTGGGTAGATGGGTGAAGGTTGTAGGTTCTGGGTGGATGTGTCCAGCTGTGGGGTGGAGTgctctccttcttccccaccttGGGTGCTCAGGATGGGAGTCCTTTGGGGTGGGGTTTGTGGGGCAGTGCCACCCCAATGGCCATGTCTTGGGCCAGATGTTTCCTACAAGGGACAATCCCTCATCCCCTACCACGGGGGTGagcctgctctgtgcccagcccAGAGCCTGGCATCCTTCCTGGAGTCAAGCAGGCTCTGATGGGGTGCATGCACCTAACATGGTGGGGACCCCCATGTACCCCTATACCCTGCTCTCTTACCCACACTGCCAGGCATATGGGTGCATCCAAAGGGCACTGCAAGGCCATGATCTCTGCCCAGGTTGACacccccaaaccagcaaaacacCCCTCTATGAAACCTCCTGGGAACCTGACCCATGGGCGTGAGGCCACCGTacccagcaccccagcactgccaagggGTAGCAGCGGGTGTAGTGGGGGGGTCAAGTGGAGGTGCTGGGGAGTTCAGCTGGATGGGTGCTCGACATCGAGGGGCTGGTGGAGGTGGAGGTGAAGGTGGGCGGCGGAGGTTGGCACTGCgctgctttgcattttcaatGACAGACCCATGCCGGGTGCTCGGGAGAGTGGAAAAATCTTATTTGTCACCTGCTGGCGGTGCGCGGAGGCTCCCGCGCCGCGGCTAATCTCGGGGAAAATGAGGATGCTGGTGGGGTTGCCTGcggggctggcagggctgagTGGGGCTGGCGAGGTGGGTTCTACACTGGGCCCTGCCTGGGGTCAGAGCCATGGGTTGCAGGGTGGGCAGGACCGTGGGGTCACACGAGCCCTGTGATGCCTGGATGTATTGGCACCGTGGCACAGATCTTGCCTGCTGAGGGTGCTGGGCAGTGCTTGTTGGGCATCCTGGAACAAGTGCCCTGTGCCCCCAGTCCTGTCTGCAAAGGTGCAACCTCTTTGCCTTCCATCCTAGCTTCAGGAGCAGCCGCTTGCCTCACAGTGCCAGCTCCACAGGCAGGCGCTGCACACACACCTGCTCAGGGCACTCAGTGGAGATTTTTGGGGGAGTTGGCATCTGGAAGCAGATGCTGGCACTGCCTGATGTCTACAGACAggtccccatcccattcctgCTGTACCCTTGCTTCTCGAGATCCCAACTcctgtgggatgctgcagcGCTCTGCAGCCGGCTCAGATTTATCCATTATTTTATATCCACATGCCTTTAATTTTTACAGCCCTGTTGGAGCAATACCCAGGGCTGTTAATAACGCCAGCCCCTCCTCTCCCGTGTGCATCCATCATGCTCCCACCAAGGTGCCAAGCAGGTCTTGGAGCTGGGTAAGCACAGGCACAGGGAGGCCAGTGTGTGGCACCCTCCAACCAGCTCCCCGGTGAGCAGCAGTgtt
This genomic window from Strigops habroptila isolate Jane chromosome 8, bStrHab1.2.pri, whole genome shotgun sequence contains:
- the SLC12A9 gene encoding solute carrier family 12 member 9 isoform X2 → MASSERSALLTYRLCGGSGEEERGRERGRAAATAAAPRKLPTFLGVVVPTLLSMFSVVLFLRLGFVVGHAGLYQALAMFAVAYFIIGMTVLSVCAIATNGALDAGGAYYMISRALGPEFGGSIGIMFFLANVCGSALYVLGLVEALVDSFGIPLGQKVGTGFHVLPQSYWYELLYGTVLLALCLLVCLVGASIYAKATFLIFLIVAGVLGTVLVSFFATRPLGVPIHLPHLNGSKTENGNFTGFSLTTLQDNLGGGYGVDYTTGQRMSFSSVFAVMFNGCTGIMAGSNMSGDLKRPSYSIPRGTISAVLFTYLVYNLLAFLMSATCSRILLQKDYGFLRDISIFPPLVTVGIYAATLSAAMSNLIGASRILYALARDDLFGRALALAKKTSANGNPVMAVILSWLVVQLVLFSGKLNTIAGVVTTFFLLVYATVNLACLALEWASAPNFRPTFRYFTWHTCLLGIAGCCVMMFLISPVSASASLGFLLLLLLALHYLSPSSTWGYISQALIFHQVRKYLLMLDVRKDHVKFWRPQMLLMVQNPRGSARLIDFVNDLKKSGLYVLGHVELQDLDMLPSDPLQPQQDSWLSLVDKLNVKAFVSLTLAPSVRHGVRQLLFTSGLGGMRPNTLVLGFYDDAAPQDGLTQHPAFTSAREEIPLSFPPLRTPAAPKLLSAREYVGIVADALKMLRNVLLARQLESLDKAWELRRAASPPPAIHVWPVNLLRPDSARYADTCSLFLLQMACVLNMARAWRRARLRLFLCVEAGTMPHAQEEKLRQLLKDLRIQAQIQLVPWDTVTRLHWQTCRGPPGGPAGATEEEEETMNFPANATQVSDEYVCAANKLVLEQSPAPVMRFLYLPRPPADTSLYPLYLHQLELLTRGLGPTVLVHGVSAVTSTQL